The following proteins are co-located in the Abditibacteriaceae bacterium genome:
- a CDS encoding DegT/DnrJ/EryC1/StrS family aminotransferase, producing the protein MVPLLDLTRQYQELKPEIDAAVLGLLEGGQYVLGPAVSDFEEAAAHYLGVKHAIGVANGTDALLLSLRALGLEAGDEVITTPFSFIATAEVVSLLGATPVFVDIDPQTFNIDPNLIEAAITPRTKAIIPVHLFGLPAPMAEITAIAQKHGLKVLEDSAQGWGADIDGIKCGALGDVASFSFFPSKNLGACGEGGLISTNDDDVAAKIRMLRVHGQSRRYIHDEIGYNSRLHALQAAILKVKLPHSDRWNDARRANAALYAELLGDLALDVPTETAGARHVYHQYTLRLANREPVCDALTKADVGWAIYYPVPLHLQPVYEFLGIKEGNLPHAEAASREVLSLPIFPELRPEEVETVARAVRAGME; encoded by the coding sequence ATGGTTCCGCTTCTCGACCTCACGCGCCAGTACCAAGAGTTAAAACCCGAAATCGACGCCGCTGTTCTGGGGCTTCTCGAAGGCGGTCAATATGTTCTTGGCCCCGCTGTCAGCGATTTCGAAGAAGCTGCGGCGCATTATCTCGGCGTAAAACACGCGATTGGCGTAGCTAACGGAACCGATGCCCTCCTGCTCTCGCTGCGCGCACTGGGTTTGGAAGCGGGCGACGAAGTGATTACCACGCCGTTTTCCTTTATCGCGACGGCTGAAGTTGTTTCCCTCTTGGGCGCGACGCCGGTGTTTGTTGACATCGACCCACAAACTTTCAACATCGACCCGAACCTGATTGAAGCCGCGATTACACCGCGCACCAAAGCGATTATTCCGGTGCATTTGTTTGGGCTTCCTGCGCCAATGGCCGAGATTACCGCCATCGCTCAAAAACATGGTCTGAAAGTTCTGGAAGATTCGGCACAGGGCTGGGGAGCCGACATCGACGGCATTAAATGTGGCGCGCTGGGTGATGTCGCATCGTTCTCGTTCTTCCCCTCGAAAAATCTTGGCGCCTGTGGCGAAGGCGGTTTAATCTCAACCAACGACGACGATGTTGCCGCCAAAATACGAATGCTGCGCGTTCACGGGCAAAGCCGCCGTTACATTCACGACGAAATTGGTTACAACTCGCGCTTGCATGCGCTTCAGGCGGCGATTCTCAAAGTGAAGCTGCCGCACAGCGACCGCTGGAACGATGCGCGCCGCGCCAACGCCGCGCTTTATGCCGAATTGCTCGGCGATTTAGCCCTTGATGTGCCGACGGAAACGGCAGGCGCGCGGCACGTTTACCATCAATATACGCTGAGATTGGCGAATCGCGAGCCGGTGTGCGACGCTCTCACCAAAGCCGACGTAGGATGGGCGATTTACTATCCGGTGCCCTTGCACTTACAGCCGGTTTACGAGTTTCTCGGCATTAAGGAAGGCAACTTGCCGCACGCCGAAGCCGCATCGCGCGAAGTCCTTTCGCTGCCCATCTTTCCCGAACTGCGGCCCGAAGAAGTGGAAACCGTTGCCCGCGCGGTTCGCGCCGGAATGGAATAA